The sequence ATGGTCACCCTCAAGCTGCGCTGCCTGGCGAGCTGCCCCTGGACGCTCAAGCACCGCACGCGCCTGCGCTTCCACTTCGGCACGCAGGAGATCATCGGCCGGCTCGTGTTGCTCGACCGCGAGTCGCTGCGCGCGGGCGAGGAGTGCCTCGGCCAGGCGCGGCTCGAATCGCCGGCGGTCTGCGCGCCGGGGGACCGCGTGATCGTGCGCTTCTACTCGCCGATGCGCACGGTGGCCGGCGGTGAGGTGATCGAGGCCACGGCGCCCAAGCGCCGCCACGGCCGCGAGCGCGACCTCGAGGCCGTGAAGCTCAAGGAGGGCGGCGACGCGGCGGTGATCCTCGAGCGCGCCGTGCTCGATGCAAGCGCCGCCGGGCTCGCGGACAGGGACGCCGCGCTCCTCGTGGAGAAGTACCCGGGCGAGGATCCGCTGCCCGCGCTGCTCGCCGCCGGGCGCCTGCTCGCGCTCGGCAAGCGGCTGTTCCATGCCGACGCCGTCGCGCAACTCGCCCGCGGCATCGCGGAGCGCGCCGAGCGCTTCCAGGCCGAGCACCCGCTCGCCTGGGGTCCCGCGCGCCAGAGCCTGCGCGCGGCGCTCGCGCCCGAGGTGCCGCAGGCTTCCTTCCAGCTCCTGCTCGAGCAGCTCGAGCGCGCGGGGAGCCTGCGTCTGCGCGGCGAGGGCGTCCGCGTGGGGGAGGGCGAGCCGGCGCCCACGGGCGCCGCCGCGGCCTGGGTCGAGAAGGTCGAGGCCGCCTGGCTGGCCGCCGGCCTCGCCTCGCCGCCGCTGGCGACCTTTGCGGAGCTGGGCGTGCCCTCGGAGCAGGTGCCCGACCTCGTCGACTACCTGACGGCGAACGGTCGCCTCCTGCGCGTGAACGCGGAGACGCTCGTCCACGCCGAGCCCTTCGCGCGCCTGGTGGAGGGCCTGCGCGCGCTCTTCGCCGAAAGGGAAGTGATCACGGTGGGCGACGTGGGCGCGCGCCTCGAGGTGAGCCGCAAGTACTCGGTGCCGCTGCTCGAACTCTGCGACAAGCTCGGCTACACCGAGCGCCGCGAGTCCGAGCGCCGGCGGGGGCCGCGGCTCTGAGCCCGGCCGCGCATTCGGATGTCGCGGTGCGCTTGTCTACTTCAAGCGCCGCTGCGTGATTCTGCATCGGCACCCGCAGGGGGCTCTTCGTCGCCGACGGCGGCAAGGGCCGGCGCCGTTTCGCGCTACGCGGGCCCTTCGGCGAGGGCGTCGCCGCCTACTCGTGCGACGCCACCGCCGCCTTCAGGGGCTTGCTCAGCGTCCAGATCGCCAGGCCCGCCGCGAGGCCCAGGATGCAGAGCATCCCGAAGAAGGCCTCGCGCGGCATCTTCTCCCAGAAGGTGCCGAGGAAGCCCGACAGGTAGTTGCCGAAGAAGCTCGACAGGAACCAGACGCCCATCATCATCGAGACGATGCGCGCCGGCGCCACCTTGGTCACCAGCGAGAGCCCGATCGGTGACAGGTACAGCTCGCCGATCGTGAGCACGAAGGTGGTGCTCAGCAGCCACATCACGTTCTTCCGGTCCTCCGGCCCCATGCCCTGCACGCCGGCGATCATGATCAGGAAGGACGCGCCGAGGATGAAGCAACCGATCGCCATCTTGATCACGCTGCCCGGCTCGCGATTCCGCTTCGCCTGCCAGGCCCAGAAGGTGTTCAGCAGCGGCGCGAAGATGAAGATGATCATCGGATTGAAGGCCTGGTACCAGGTCGAGGGCACCTGGAAGCCCAGGAAGTTCCAGTTCGTGTTGCGGTCGGCCCAGAGCTGCATGGTGTTGCCCTGCTGCTCGTAGACGCCCCAGAAGACGATGTTCAGCGCGCACAGGGTGACCAGCGCCCAGATGCGGCGCCACTCGTCCTTCGTGAGCGGCTGCCGCTCGGCCGCTCGCTTCTCCTTGGTCGCCGCGAGGGTCTCCGGCGCGAGGAAGCGCCGGCCCCAGAGGTAGACGACCAGGCCCAGCACCATGCCGACGCCGGCGGCGCCGAAGCCGTAGTGCCAGCCGAGCGTCTGGCCCAGCGTGCCGCAGACCAGGGGCGAGAAGAAGGCGCCCAGGTTGATGCCCATGTAGAAGATCGTGAAGGCGCGGTCGCGGCGCGGATCGCCGGGCGGGTAGAGGTCGCCCACCTGGGTCGAGATGTTCGGCTTGAAAGCGCCGTTGCCGAGGATCAGAAAGAGCAGCGCCAGGAAGAAGAGGTTCTCGACGGCCATCAGGAAGTGGCCGATCGCCATCAGCACGGCGCCGAGCACCACCGTCTTGCGCCGGCCGAGCACGCGGTCGGCCAGCATGCCGCCGAAGAGCGGCGTCAGGTAGACGAAGGCCGTGTAGAGCCCGTAGATCTGCGAGGAAAGCGGCTGGTTCGCCAGCGGCCCGAAGATCGCCTCCAGCGTGCCCTTGATCGCGTTGAAGCCGAGCACTTCCTGGCCCACGTCCGGGCGCAGGAAGAGGTGGTCGACCATGAACAGCACGAGCAGCGAGCGCATGCCGTAGTAGGAGAAGCGCTCCCACATCTCCGTGAAGAAGAGGACGAAGAGGCCGGGCGGGTGGCCCAGGATCGTGCGCTGTGTGCTCATGCGTGACTGCCTTTCACTCGGGTCCAGGGTCCTCGGAATCGCTGGGGTTTCAGTAGCGCGCCTTGAGCGCGCCCAGGCTGGTGGTTGCGGCGGGCGTGGGAATGAACTCGCGGCTGCCGTTGGGCTGCCAGGCCCAATCGAAGGCGACGAGCGAGTCGCCGAGCGCGGTGATCGCCAGCTTCACCGCCGTCGTCTCGGGCTCGGCGCCGCGCTGCACCTGGAGCAGCGCGTAGGCGTGCCCGGCCGCCGCGGCCGCGAAGCTGGCGAGGGGCAGGGGATCGCCCGCGTCGTCGAGCATGTCGGCGACCGCCGCGAGCGGCAGCACGCCGAGGTCGACGAGCAGCGGCTGGTCGTTCTGGTAAACCGGGTCCTCGGGCGCGCGCAGCCAGTGCGCGCTCTCGCCCGGCACCAGTTCGACGAAGAGCAGATCGGCGACGCCGCCCAGGACGAGCGCGAGATAGCTCGCGAGCGAGTCGACGGCGCCCGTCGCAAAGTCGATGGCCTGCACGCGCCCCCCCGACTGGATGCTGTCCTGCGTGGCCAGGCGCAGCGAGGCCGAGCCCGAGGGCAAGCCCCAGGGATCGACGTAGTCGGCCCGCGCGGACGCGGCGACCGCCAGCGCTGCGAGCAGGGGCAGGGCGGGGGCGAGGGCGCGCATCAGTCTTCCTCCACGGGCAGGCCGGGCTCGCTCGCGCAGTCGCCGAAGGCGCCGATCGGCCCGCAGGCGGCCGTGAGCGCCGGGCTCGCGGCGTCCACGCGCCAGTCGTCGGCCGCGGGATCGCAGAAGAGCGGATCGGTGGCGAGGTCGCTCGCGCCGGGCGCGAGGCCACCGTAGCCGCCGGCTGCGTTGTCCCAGACGAGATTGCAGTCCAGGAGCGGCGCCGCCCCGGACTGCACGAAGAGCCCCCAGTTCCCGCCGGCGAAGAGGCAGCGCTCGAGGCTGACGGCACCCGCTTCGGCGAAGAAGGCGCCGGCCACCGCCGAGCGCACGATCGTCGCGCCCGCAAGGCGTCCTGCAGCGCCGCCGCGCAGCCAGAGGCCGTACCAGGCGCTGTCCGCGACGAGCAGCGCCTCCGCGTCCAGCGCGCCGCCCGCCAGCGAGACACCCTCGGCGCAGCGCGCGATCACGCAGCGCCTGAGCGCCAGGGTATCGCCCGCCGCGCCGCGCAGGTAAACGCCCGCGCCGCCGCAGTCCGCAATCCGCGTGTCGGCGAGTCGCGCACTCGAGCGATCGAGCACGACCCCCGCTTCGGCCGCGCCCGTCACGACGAGGCCCTCGAGCCGCGTCGCGCCGCTGCGCCCCGCCAGGTAGATGCCGTAGTCGTTGTCGCCCTGTGCGGCGTTCAGGACGATGGGCCCGTGGCCCGGGAAGGGCGCGAGCAGGAGATCGGCGGCGTCGATGCGCAGCGCCGCACTGCCGCCGGCCGCCAGCTCCTGGTGTGCGAGCGCAGTGTTCGGCCGCCACAGGAGCAGGCTGTCCAGCCCGGCGCCCGCGCAGTAGTCCACCGCGCTCTGCAGCTCGGTGAGCAGGGTGCCCTCGTGCACGCCCGGCAGGACGAGCAGGCTCTTCGGCGCCACGGTCAGCGTGAGCGCGTTCTCGACGTCCGGGTGGATGAAGAGCGTGTCCGGGTAGCCGGCGAAGGGGGGACTGGCCGTCGCGCCCTGGT is a genomic window of bacterium containing:
- a CDS encoding peptide MFS transporter; its protein translation is MSTQRTILGHPPGLFVLFFTEMWERFSYYGMRSLLVLFMVDHLFLRPDVGQEVLGFNAIKGTLEAIFGPLANQPLSSQIYGLYTAFVYLTPLFGGMLADRVLGRRKTVVLGAVLMAIGHFLMAVENLFFLALLFLILGNGAFKPNISTQVGDLYPPGDPRRDRAFTIFYMGINLGAFFSPLVCGTLGQTLGWHYGFGAAGVGMVLGLVVYLWGRRFLAPETLAATKEKRAAERQPLTKDEWRRIWALVTLCALNIVFWGVYEQQGNTMQLWADRNTNWNFLGFQVPSTWYQAFNPMIIFIFAPLLNTFWAWQAKRNREPGSVIKMAIGCFILGASFLIMIAGVQGMGPEDRKNVMWLLSTTFVLTIGELYLSPIGLSLVTKVAPARIVSMMMGVWFLSSFFGNYLSGFLGTFWEKMPREAFFGMLCILGLAAGLAIWTLSKPLKAAVASHE
- a CDS encoding right-handed parallel beta-helix repeat-containing protein; translated protein: MRMAPTSMPRDRAQRRLAPWTLPVLLGVLACSLEMDGLAENRPPQVGEIAMDPPPSALAPLDSFTLSVEATDPDDDLLRYAWGAGNQGSWVDNVTNAATVIWVAPASFAAIDTLKFSVQVRDLDDDNPVTRQLAVPVVERSGALRVRIVDLAGAPAAVPIGILGVDTLETPASEHFIPALSWGEKVVFSFATAAYQGATASPPFAGYPDTLFIHPDVENALTLTVAPKSLLVLPGVHEGTLLTELQSAVDYCAGAGLDSLLLWRPNTALAHQELAAGGSAALRIDAADLLLAPFPGHGPIVLNAAQGDNDYGIYLAGRSGATRLEGLVVTGAAEAGVVLDRSSARLADTRIADCGGAGVYLRGAAGDTLALRRCVIARCAEGVSLAGGALDAEALLVADSAWYGLWLRGGAAGRLAGATIVRSAVAGAFFAEAGAVSLERCLFAGGNWGLFVQSGAAPLLDCNLVWDNAAGGYGGLAPGASDLATDPLFCDPAADDWRVDAASPALTAACGPIGAFGDCASEPGLPVEED